The DNA window CGTCGCACCCTGCAGCCGCCATGGCTTTTACGGTTTCCTCGTCCAGGCAATCCGGACGGGTTTCGCATTTCCACTTCAGCCGGAGATTCCGCCGCTGTATCTCGGCGCAGATTTCCCGCACTCGCCCTTCTTTCATCGAGAACATCGGATCGCGAAAGAGGATGTACTGAATTCCCAGGTCTTTCACGAGATGCTCAATCTCATCCACCACGTTCTGCGGCGAACGATACCGCCAGGGAAGTCCCTGCGAGACGGGATAGGGACAATAGTGACATCCGAACGGACACCCCCGCGACGTCACCATTGGCAAAAACGGCACGGCGGCAGTCGTGGAAGATTTAGGAAGGGTATACCGCCGATAGGGCAGCAACTCCCACTTCGGGAATGGAAGATCATCGAGCTTCTTCATGAACTGCCGCGGGTGAGATTCAACCCACGCATGTTTGTCGCGATATGACAGCCCCAGGATGTTCGCTTCGGGCATCCCCGTGGCCATTTCATAAACCGTTTCGTCAGGCTCGCCTTGAATGAGATAGTCCAGCCACGACTCCTGCTGAAGGCGCACCAACACGTGTGGAACCACAGGTCCATACACGGCCATCGACGCCGCAGGGACAGCATGCTTTATCGCGCCGCAAACCGAAAGCTCCCAGTCCAAAGCCGGCGCCGACACTCGCGCAACAACCAGCACGGGTCCGGACACGCTCGATCGAGCGATTTCCATGACCCTCCGCACCACATCTTCTTGCGCCAGACTTAGCCCCTGAGATTCAAGCACTTCGATCGGCACGCTCTTCTCAGCCAGATAGCTTACGAGATAAGGATAATCCAATGGAGGCATGGTGGGAGCCCCGATCGGAAA is part of the Nitrospira sp. genome and encodes:
- a CDS encoding radical SAM protein, which gives rise to MPPLDYPYLVSYLAEKSVPIEVLESQGLSLAQEDVVRRVMEIARSSVSGPVLVVARVSAPALDWELSVCGAIKHAVPAASMAVYGPVVPHVLVRLQQESWLDYLIQGEPDETVYEMATGMPEANILGLSYRDKHAWVESHPRQFMKKLDDLPFPKWELLPYRRYTLPKSSTTAAVPFLPMVTSRGCPFGCHYCPYPVSQGLPWRYRSPQNVVDEIEHLVKDLGIQYILFRDPMFSMKEGRVREICAEIQRRNLRLKWKCETRPDCLDEETVKAMAAAGCDGINFGVESVEVEIQSGVGRKPIPKEEIIAMTAICRQYGIKTFCFFIIGLPGDTRETILNTIEFAIQLRANWVQFTAATPFIGTKLREWAVSQGLVTSTEYAYINSHEATVGNENLSKREVERLHHLAKFFERYLINRFGILKDANRPGIFYRTARAGADVVTNGIARMLFALGRLGL